A DNA window from Micromonospora inyonensis contains the following coding sequences:
- a CDS encoding TIGR03086 family metal-binding protein, which produces MDLLETYRRSLAEFTDRVGRIDPGRWSAPTPCPEWDVRALVAHVVTEERWSVPLLDGATVESVGDRFTGDQLGGDPVEAARDAARRAEQAATAPGATERTVHLSAGPTPAREYLHQLVAEHLIHGWDLAVAIGADSRLDREAVRECARWFTGRVADYQAGNLVRAGVDAPADADEQDRLLALFGRDPAWTPRD; this is translated from the coding sequence ATGGATCTGCTGGAGACGTACCGGCGCAGCCTGGCAGAGTTCACCGACCGGGTCGGTCGGATCGACCCAGGACGGTGGTCGGCGCCGACGCCCTGCCCGGAGTGGGACGTCCGCGCCCTGGTCGCGCACGTGGTCACCGAGGAACGGTGGTCGGTGCCCCTGCTGGACGGCGCGACCGTCGAATCGGTCGGCGACCGGTTCACCGGCGACCAGCTCGGCGGCGATCCGGTCGAGGCGGCCCGGGACGCGGCCCGGCGGGCCGAACAGGCCGCCACCGCCCCGGGGGCAACGGAGCGGACGGTCCACCTCTCGGCCGGCCCGACGCCGGCCCGGGAGTACCTGCACCAACTCGTCGCCGAACACCTGATCCACGGCTGGGACCTGGCCGTCGCGATCGGCGCGGACTCCCGGCTGGACCGGGAGGCCGTCCGCGAGTGCGCCCGGTGGTTCACCGGACGGGTCGCCGACTACCAGGCCGGCAACCTGGTCCGCGCCGGGGTGGACGCGCCCGCCGACGCCGACGAGCAGGACCGGCTGCTCGCCCTGTTCGGCCGCGATCCGGCCTGGACGCCGCGAGACTGA
- a CDS encoding Acg family FMN-binding oxidoreductase: MSHETPARSLTTAYAEAAATAGYAPSVHNTQPWSWRVLPDALELRVASERRLAATDPEGRLLALSCGAALHHARVALTAEGWTPAVDHLPDPADPELLARLVGSRRAEPDPEAMRLVQCMQVRHTDRRPVSEEPVSTAAISEIVQAAGLAGGRLQILDGDQVLEVAAAAAHAGAVEAEDPQLREELAYWTSRAGTGTGLPPEVLPEQAPQTTVPARDFGRAGTLPIGPGHDRRAVYALLHGDEDEPDSWLRAGEALSAAWLAATRLGVSVVPLSGVVEVAGTRQTLRHLLAGLGFPYLVLRLGMADPAHTGPPHTPRLPAAQVVDTSAVRGRP; encoded by the coding sequence ATGAGCCACGAGACGCCGGCACGCTCGCTGACCACCGCGTACGCGGAGGCCGCCGCCACCGCCGGTTACGCCCCCTCGGTGCACAACACCCAACCCTGGAGCTGGCGGGTGCTGCCCGACGCCCTGGAACTGCGGGTGGCCTCCGAGCGGCGGCTCGCCGCGACCGACCCGGAGGGGCGGCTGCTCGCCCTGAGCTGCGGGGCCGCCCTGCACCACGCCCGGGTGGCGCTCACCGCCGAGGGCTGGACGCCGGCGGTGGACCACCTGCCCGACCCGGCCGACCCGGAGTTGCTGGCCCGGCTCGTCGGCTCCCGCCGCGCGGAGCCGGACCCGGAGGCGATGCGGCTGGTGCAGTGCATGCAGGTCCGGCACACCGACCGCCGACCGGTCAGCGAGGAACCGGTGTCCACCGCCGCGATCAGCGAGATCGTCCAGGCGGCCGGCCTCGCCGGTGGCCGCCTCCAGATCCTCGACGGCGACCAGGTGCTGGAGGTGGCCGCCGCGGCCGCGCACGCCGGCGCGGTCGAGGCGGAGGACCCGCAGCTGCGCGAGGAGCTGGCGTACTGGACCAGCCGGGCCGGCACCGGCACCGGTCTGCCGCCGGAGGTGCTGCCCGAGCAGGCGCCGCAGACCACCGTCCCGGCCCGGGACTTCGGCCGGGCCGGCACCCTGCCGATCGGCCCCGGTCACGACCGGAGGGCCGTGTACGCGCTGCTCCACGGTGACGAGGACGAGCCGGACAGCTGGCTGCGGGCCGGCGAGGCGCTCTCCGCCGCGTGGCTGGCCGCGACCCGGCTCGGGGTGTCCGTGGTGCCGTTGAGCGGGGTGGTGGAGGTGGCGGGCACCCGGCAGACGCTGCGCCACCTGCTGGCCGGGCTCGGTTTCCCGTACCTGGTGCTGCGGCTGGGCATGGCCGACCCGGCGCACACCGGTCCCCCGCACACGCCCCGGCTGCCCGCCGCCCAGGTGGTGGACACCTCCGCCGTGCGGGGACGGCCCTGA
- a CDS encoding aminotransferase class I/II-fold pyridoxal phosphate-dependent enzyme: MDLKHWLARAVDAVDGWAAEFGSVAPHPSQVVDDSAFGAAFDEFTRRMRDNYPFFHPRYAGQMVRPPHPAAVVGYLSAMLLNPNNHAREGGPATTDMEREVVAQLAGMFGRPDALGHLTTSGTIANLEALWVARQARPGRGIAFSVESHFTHARMCRLLGVEAYPVRVDDHGRIDLEALEELLRTGRVGTVVLTAGTTGTGTVDPIDEVVRLKERHDVRVHVDAAYGGFFTLLAGSGAVRPEPWAAIRHCDSVVVDPHKHGLQPYGCGAVLFADPAVARYYLHDSPYTYFTPSDLHLGEISLECSRAGAAAAALWLTFRLLPPTPEGLGRVLAVPRRTARRWAALLADSPYLDLYQEPDLDIGHVPPPPADPVGCGRGHPAGAALRDARPGRPGLPEHAAGRRGGLRPAAPGPGPGRRARAGAAQRGDEAGGGGPPGHAARPHRGTRREGRRLMDTVDTAAAGVATATDRGVRRGTTADAEPLVSLLATAFRDDPIAVWIFPDARRRRRALPGFFRALYDLSLGADGVWTTVDLGAVLLTTGPDTPEPAGFAERLDAVAGEDAEALRTVLGLLDAHRPAVPHHHVSFAGVAPDRQRSGWGALLLAGFLRHCDDQGLPAHADASSAGGRALGRRYGFRPRGPAIRLPDGPTLQPMWRVPRVRH, from the coding sequence ATGGACCTCAAACACTGGCTCGCCCGCGCGGTCGACGCGGTCGACGGGTGGGCGGCGGAATTCGGTTCCGTCGCCCCGCACCCGTCCCAGGTGGTCGACGACTCGGCGTTCGGTGCGGCCTTCGACGAGTTCACCCGCAGGATGCGGGACAACTATCCGTTCTTCCACCCCCGGTACGCCGGCCAGATGGTCCGGCCGCCGCACCCTGCGGCGGTGGTCGGCTACCTGTCCGCGATGCTGCTCAACCCGAACAACCACGCCCGGGAGGGCGGGCCGGCCACCACCGACATGGAACGGGAGGTGGTCGCCCAACTCGCCGGCATGTTCGGGAGGCCGGACGCGTTGGGTCACCTCACGACCAGCGGCACCATCGCCAACCTGGAGGCGCTCTGGGTGGCCCGGCAGGCCCGGCCCGGCCGGGGGATCGCGTTCAGCGTCGAGAGCCACTTCACGCACGCCCGGATGTGCCGGCTGCTCGGCGTCGAGGCGTACCCGGTGCGGGTCGACGACCACGGCCGGATCGACCTGGAGGCGCTGGAGGAACTGCTGCGCACCGGCCGGGTCGGCACCGTCGTGCTCACCGCCGGGACCACCGGCACCGGCACCGTCGACCCGATCGACGAGGTGGTACGCCTCAAGGAACGGCACGACGTCCGCGTGCACGTCGACGCGGCGTACGGGGGGTTCTTCACGCTGCTCGCCGGCAGCGGGGCGGTCCGGCCGGAGCCGTGGGCGGCGATCCGGCACTGCGACTCGGTGGTGGTCGACCCGCACAAGCACGGGTTGCAGCCGTACGGGTGCGGGGCGGTGCTCTTCGCCGACCCGGCGGTCGCCCGGTACTACCTGCACGACTCCCCGTACACCTACTTCACCCCGAGTGACCTGCACCTGGGGGAGATCAGCCTGGAGTGTTCCCGGGCCGGCGCGGCGGCGGCCGCGCTGTGGCTGACCTTCCGGTTGCTGCCGCCCACCCCGGAGGGGCTGGGGCGGGTCCTGGCGGTGCCCCGGCGGACCGCCCGGCGGTGGGCGGCGCTGCTGGCCGACTCGCCGTACCTGGACCTGTACCAGGAGCCGGACCTGGACATCGGTCACGTACCACCCCCGCCGGCCGACCCTGTCGGGTGTGGACGAGGCCACCCGGCGGGTGCTGCACTCCGGGATGCACGACCCGGTCGACCCGGTCTACCTGAGCACGCTGCGGGTCGACGCGGAGGACTTCGGCCGGCGGCGCCCGGACCTGGTCCGGGACGCCGCGCACGCGCGGGTGCTGCGCAGCGTGGTGATGAAGCCGGAGGCGGAGGCCCACCTGGACACGCTGCACGCCCGCATCGAGGAACTCGCCGTGAAGGGAGGCGACTGATGGACACCGTGGACACCGCCGCCGCTGGCGTCGCCACCGCAACCGACCGGGGCGTCCGCCGGGGCACCACGGCCGACGCGGAACCGTTGGTGTCGCTGCTCGCCACCGCGTTCCGGGACGATCCGATCGCGGTGTGGATCTTTCCGGACGCGCGGCGGCGGCGCCGCGCGCTGCCCGGCTTCTTCCGGGCGCTCTACGACCTGAGTCTCGGCGCGGACGGTGTCTGGACCACCGTCGACCTCGGGGCCGTACTGCTCACCACCGGCCCGGACACCCCGGAGCCGGCCGGTTTCGCCGAGCGGCTGGACGCCGTGGCGGGCGAGGACGCCGAAGCCCTGCGTACCGTGTTGGGGTTGCTCGACGCGCACCGGCCGGCGGTGCCGCACCACCACGTGTCGTTCGCCGGTGTGGCACCGGACCGGCAACGGTCCGGGTGGGGCGCGCTGCTGCTGGCGGGATTCCTGCGGCACTGCGACGACCAGGGGCTGCCGGCGCACGCCGATGCCAGTTCCGCTGGTGGACGGGCGCTGGGCCGCCGGTACGGGTTCCGCCCCCGGGGCCCGGCGATCCGGCTGCCCGACGGGCCGACCCTGCAACCGATGTGGCGGGTGCCCCGTGTCCGGCACTGA
- a CDS encoding GAF domain-containing protein produces the protein MSPLSRVRLDELLQEMLDRVGDVVTSRERLRALLDAVVGISTDLDLHSTLQRIVVSACELVGARYGALGVIGPDRTLHDFIVHGISAETHATIGDLPRGRGVLGLLIDEPHPLRMPDITRHPKSYGFPPNHPPMHTFLGVPVRIRDQVFGNLYLAEKQGGAQFTEDDEEIVVALAAAAGVAIENARLYALAHRRERWLAATAEITSVLLGEVRRTDALALVARRAREVADAELALVLLYDEDADQFTIEVVDGPGDRVRELLGSVLPARETTFRGSVTEHRHELLENLAEAAPWPAPVTAGPAVVSPLAAGDTLHGVLVTAHLPDRDSTTDDDVALLRSFAGQAALAMERARGQEERELLVVLEDRERIARDLHDVVIQRLFATGLQLQSAAPMSARPDIAKRINAAVDDLDATIRDIRRTIFELRTPMSAALRTDIREAIDAAAESLGYRPELDLVGPIDSAVPESIRPDLLAVLREGLSNAVRHARADRVGVRVQVDAGRVTLIVADDGVGTDPAAARSGLVNLRERAERLGGGFTIRPVDPHGTELCWSVPLGD, from the coding sequence CTGAGCCCGCTCTCCCGGGTCCGCCTCGACGAGCTGCTCCAGGAGATGCTCGACCGGGTCGGTGACGTGGTCACCAGCCGGGAGCGGCTCCGCGCGCTGCTCGACGCGGTCGTCGGCATCAGCACCGACCTCGACCTGCACAGCACCCTGCAACGGATCGTGGTGTCGGCGTGTGAGCTGGTCGGCGCGCGTTACGGCGCACTCGGCGTGATCGGGCCGGACCGGACGCTGCACGACTTCATCGTGCACGGCATCTCCGCCGAGACGCACGCGACCATCGGGGACCTGCCCCGTGGCCGGGGCGTGCTGGGCCTGCTCATCGACGAACCGCACCCGCTGCGCATGCCCGACATCACCCGGCACCCGAAGTCCTACGGGTTCCCGCCGAACCACCCGCCGATGCACACCTTCCTCGGCGTCCCGGTCCGCATCCGCGACCAGGTCTTCGGCAACCTCTACCTGGCCGAGAAGCAGGGCGGCGCGCAGTTCACCGAGGACGACGAGGAGATCGTGGTCGCGCTCGCCGCGGCGGCCGGCGTGGCGATCGAGAACGCCCGCCTCTACGCGCTGGCCCACCGCCGCGAACGCTGGCTCGCGGCGACCGCCGAGATCACCTCGGTGCTCCTCGGCGAGGTACGCCGGACCGACGCGCTGGCCCTGGTGGCCCGCCGGGCCCGCGAGGTCGCCGACGCCGAGCTGGCGTTGGTGCTGCTCTACGACGAGGACGCCGACCAGTTCACCATCGAGGTCGTGGACGGCCCCGGCGACCGGGTGCGGGAACTGCTCGGCTCGGTCCTCCCGGCCCGGGAGACCACGTTCCGCGGATCGGTCACCGAGCACCGGCACGAGCTGCTGGAGAACCTCGCCGAGGCGGCGCCCTGGCCGGCGCCGGTGACCGCCGGGCCGGCGGTGGTCTCCCCGCTGGCCGCCGGGGACACCCTGCACGGCGTGCTGGTCACCGCGCACCTGCCCGACCGGGACAGCACCACCGACGACGACGTGGCCCTGCTGCGCAGCTTCGCCGGCCAGGCCGCGCTGGCCATGGAGCGCGCCCGGGGGCAGGAGGAACGGGAGCTGCTGGTGGTCCTGGAGGACCGCGAGCGCATCGCCCGCGACCTGCACGACGTGGTGATCCAGCGGTTGTTCGCCACCGGGTTGCAGTTGCAGAGCGCCGCCCCGATGTCCGCCCGCCCCGACATCGCCAAGCGGATCAACGCCGCCGTGGACGACCTGGACGCCACCATCCGGGACATCCGGCGCACCATCTTCGAGCTGCGGACGCCGATGAGCGCGGCGCTGCGCACCGACATCCGCGAGGCGATCGACGCCGCCGCCGAGTCCCTCGGGTACCGCCCCGAGCTGGACCTGGTGGGGCCGATCGACAGCGCGGTGCCCGAGTCGATCCGGCCGGACCTGCTGGCGGTGCTCCGCGAGGGCCTCTCCAACGCGGTGCGCCACGCGCGGGCGGACCGGGTCGGCGTGCGGGTTCAGGTCGACGCGGGCCGGGTGACCCTGATCGTCGCCGACGACGGCGTGGGCACGGACCCGGCCGCCGCCCGCAGCGGACTGGTCAACCTGCGCGAGCGGGCCGAACGGCTCGGCGGCGGGTTCACCATCCGACCGGTCGACCCGCACGGCACCGAACTCTGCTGGAGCGTCCCCCTGGGTGACTGA
- a CDS encoding DUF6875 domain-containing protein: protein MSGTDPLPRLRSASEVRADPAAGTLRTVLEWCVRYLVAPHPELGRTGSVCPYTAPALRRDLLYLAELPGVTDVPGISAAVGALRDRYQRTVATLPDDEAELLTYLLVLPDVDRTDPGPLDALQARVKDEFVTEGLMVGQFHPYCPNPGLWNEDFRPLRSPVPLLAVRRMLVYDLPFLTDSAGHFDAWVNRFAGHLPARVRSHLSHRVVSG from the coding sequence GTGTCCGGCACTGACCCGCTGCCGCGACTGCGGTCGGCCTCCGAGGTGCGGGCCGACCCGGCAGCCGGCACGCTGCGTACGGTCCTGGAGTGGTGTGTCCGCTACCTGGTCGCGCCCCACCCGGAGCTGGGGCGTACCGGTTCGGTCTGCCCGTACACCGCCCCGGCGCTACGCCGGGACCTGCTGTACCTCGCGGAACTGCCCGGCGTGACGGACGTGCCGGGGATCAGCGCGGCGGTCGGCGCGTTGCGCGACCGCTACCAGCGGACCGTGGCGACGCTGCCGGACGACGAGGCGGAGCTGCTGACCTACCTGCTCGTGCTGCCGGACGTCGACCGGACCGATCCCGGGCCGCTGGACGCGCTCCAGGCCCGGGTGAAGGACGAGTTCGTCACCGAGGGGCTGATGGTCGGGCAGTTCCACCCGTACTGCCCCAACCCGGGGTTGTGGAACGAGGACTTCCGGCCGCTGCGGTCGCCGGTGCCGCTGCTGGCCGTACGCCGGATGCTGGTCTATGACCTGCCCTTCCTGACCGACTCGGCGGGGCACTTCGACGCCTGGGTGAACCGGTTCGCCGGGCACCTGCCGGCCCGGGTCCGCAGCCACCTGAGTCACCGGGTGGTGTCCGGCTGA
- a CDS encoding Acg family FMN-binding oxidoreductase → MDAGYTVEQLRAAAADAVRAPSLHNTQPWRFRLHEGGIEIVVDQARRLPASDPTGWGARIACGAALYNLRLALAAAGTPASVRLRPYPGEPDVVARLVPDLPRRPTPAERSLHGAIGHRFSNRRPFWPDPVPADIRWQLGEAARAEQCWLELVIGTSAVNAFGEIARSAHRVLDRDPDYRAERAEWTRAEPAPDGVPAAAGGPQSEPQDLLPQRGFGNLHRAPGRDFEPEPLVAVLIAAGNTATDQIIAGQALQRVLLTATDAGLAVSMLSQPIEVPSAREQLRLSLGRFGTPQMVMRIGFGQPGWPTPRRMVDDVLDLPVSRL, encoded by the coding sequence ATGGACGCCGGCTACACCGTCGAGCAGCTGCGGGCCGCGGCGGCGGACGCCGTCCGGGCGCCGTCGTTGCACAACACCCAGCCGTGGCGGTTCCGGCTGCACGAGGGGGGCATCGAGATCGTCGTCGACCAGGCCCGCCGGCTGCCTGCCAGCGACCCCACCGGCTGGGGGGCGCGGATCGCCTGCGGGGCGGCCCTGTACAACCTGCGGCTCGCCCTGGCGGCGGCCGGCACCCCGGCGTCGGTGCGGCTGCGGCCGTACCCGGGCGAGCCGGACGTGGTGGCCCGGCTGGTGCCGGACCTGCCCCGCCGCCCCACCCCGGCCGAGCGGAGCCTGCACGGCGCCATCGGGCACCGGTTCAGCAACCGCCGGCCGTTCTGGCCCGACCCGGTGCCGGCGGACATCCGGTGGCAGCTCGGCGAGGCGGCGCGGGCCGAGCAGTGCTGGCTCGAGCTGGTGATCGGCACCAGCGCGGTGAACGCCTTCGGCGAGATCGCCCGCAGCGCGCACCGCGTGCTGGACCGGGACCCGGACTACCGGGCCGAGCGGGCCGAATGGACCCGCGCCGAGCCGGCCCCCGACGGCGTGCCGGCCGCAGCCGGCGGCCCGCAGAGCGAACCGCAGGACCTGCTCCCGCAGCGCGGGTTCGGCAACCTGCACCGGGCACCCGGCCGGGACTTCGAGCCGGAGCCCCTGGTGGCCGTGCTCATCGCGGCCGGCAACACCGCCACCGACCAGATCATCGCCGGTCAGGCCCTGCAACGGGTGCTGCTGACCGCCACCGACGCCGGCCTGGCCGTGTCGATGCTCTCCCAGCCGATCGAGGTGCCCAGCGCACGCGAGCAGCTGCGCCTCTCGCTGGGCCGGTTCGGCACCCCGCAGATGGTGATGCGCATCGGGTTCGGCCAGCCCGGGTGGCCCACCCCGCGCCGGATGGTCGACGACGTGCTCGACCTGCCGGTGTCGCGGCTCTGA
- a CDS encoding multicopper oxidase family protein: MDRRRMLTLGGLAVGGVAAVSSAVSVSAALKGEDRTAERHAHGDAGGGGTDARTVAAAPLVEPFSVAMPVPPVLRPTYVGSTSDLYQLPVRAGTVEILPGLATPVVGYNGQFVGPTIRARKGRAVALQVTNQLTNPTNVHLHGGFTPAVHDGHPMDFIAPGATRSYAYPNLQHATTLWYHDHSHHAEAEHIYRGLHGFYLIEDDAERALGLPSGQYDIPILLRDALIGADGSLVFDPTNADNRPHILANGKPQPYLRVTGRRYRFRLLNASLHRIFRLRLDRGQLIQIGTDGGLLPAPLAVSEVRLTPGERVEVVVDFAGQPAGTRVVLEDTSGPVIGFDVTGPATDDSRVPDRLIPLPALPAATVTRDVALSFDPSKLAFTVNGKTYDATRVDVQVVNGTTEIWRVTNRDTAFGIHHNFHLHLVQFRLLDRDGVPPAPGEAGWKDTVHVPPGSTVRVQATFSGFTGKYAFHCHFPEHSSLGMMAQFEVVNKTA; the protein is encoded by the coding sequence GTGGACAGACGACGCATGCTCACCCTGGGCGGACTCGCGGTCGGCGGCGTGGCGGCCGTGTCGTCCGCGGTGTCGGTCAGTGCCGCCCTCAAGGGGGAGGACCGGACCGCCGAGCGCCACGCGCACGGCGACGCGGGCGGCGGTGGCACGGACGCGCGGACGGTCGCCGCCGCCCCGCTGGTCGAGCCGTTCAGTGTCGCCATGCCGGTTCCCCCGGTGCTGCGCCCGACGTACGTGGGTTCCACGTCGGATCTCTACCAGCTGCCGGTGCGGGCGGGCACCGTCGAGATCCTGCCCGGACTCGCCACGCCGGTGGTGGGTTACAACGGTCAGTTCGTCGGCCCCACCATCCGGGCCCGCAAGGGGCGGGCGGTGGCGCTCCAGGTGACCAACCAGCTCACCAACCCCACCAACGTGCACCTGCACGGCGGCTTCACCCCGGCCGTCCACGACGGCCACCCGATGGACTTCATCGCGCCGGGTGCCACCCGCAGCTACGCTTACCCGAACCTCCAGCACGCGACCACCCTCTGGTACCACGACCACAGCCACCACGCCGAGGCCGAGCACATCTACCGGGGCCTGCACGGCTTCTACCTGATCGAGGACGACGCGGAGAGGGCGCTGGGCCTGCCGTCGGGCCAGTACGACATCCCGATCCTGTTGCGGGACGCGCTGATCGGCGCGGACGGTTCGCTCGTCTTCGACCCGACCAACGCCGACAACCGGCCGCACATCCTGGCCAACGGCAAGCCTCAGCCGTACCTGCGGGTGACCGGGCGCCGGTACCGGTTCCGGCTGCTCAACGCCTCGCTGCACCGCATCTTCCGGTTGCGCCTCGACCGGGGTCAGCTGATCCAGATCGGCACCGACGGCGGGCTGCTGCCGGCTCCGCTGGCGGTGTCCGAGGTCCGGCTGACCCCGGGTGAGCGGGTCGAGGTGGTCGTCGACTTCGCCGGCCAGCCGGCCGGCACCCGGGTGGTGCTGGAGGACACCTCCGGCCCGGTGATCGGCTTCGACGTCACCGGCCCGGCCACGGACGACAGCAGGGTGCCGGACCGGCTGATCCCGCTGCCGGCGCTGCCGGCCGCGACGGTCACCCGGGACGTCGCGCTCAGCTTCGACCCGAGCAAGCTCGCCTTCACCGTCAACGGCAAGACGTACGACGCCACCCGGGTGGACGTCCAGGTGGTCAACGGCACCACGGAGATCTGGCGGGTCACCAACCGGGACACCGCGTTCGGCATCCACCACAACTTCCACCTGCACCTGGTGCAGTTCCGGTTGCTGGACCGCGACGGCGTGCCGCCGGCCCCCGGCGAGGCGGGCTGGAAGGACACGGTGCACGTGCCGCCGGGCTCGACGGTCCGGGTGCAGGCCACCTTCTCCGGCTTCACCGGCAAGTACGCGTTCCACTGCCACTTCCCGGAGCACTCCTCGCTCGGGATGATGGCGCAGTTCGAGGTCGTGAACAAGACCGCCTGA
- a CDS encoding TetR/AcrR family transcriptional regulator: protein MTRRAAEIRLDALLRTACDVIVERGLANTRTADVAQAAGVSQALVFYHFATKDRLLEQAFAYAVEQDLARLDAVVRSSAAPLAKLKKILRLYTPSGRSTSWSLWIDGWSESLRTPELEKVCRRLDLRWRQDLAAVITAGVEDGTFECADPAGAAWRINAVMDGLAVQLAVHHRVITRRQFADWIRLVTARELGLVPADLD, encoded by the coding sequence GTGACGAGACGTGCCGCTGAGATCCGCCTGGATGCCCTGCTGCGCACGGCGTGTGACGTGATCGTGGAACGTGGCCTGGCCAACACCCGGACCGCCGACGTGGCGCAGGCTGCCGGAGTCAGCCAGGCACTGGTCTTCTACCACTTCGCCACCAAGGACCGCCTGCTGGAGCAGGCGTTCGCGTACGCGGTCGAACAGGACCTGGCCCGCCTGGACGCGGTGGTCCGCTCCTCCGCCGCCCCGCTGGCCAAGCTCAAGAAGATCCTGCGGCTCTACACACCGTCCGGGCGTTCCACCTCCTGGTCGCTCTGGATCGACGGCTGGTCCGAGTCGCTGCGCACCCCGGAACTGGAGAAGGTCTGCCGCCGCCTCGACCTGCGCTGGCGGCAGGATCTCGCCGCGGTCATCACGGCCGGCGTCGAGGACGGCACCTTCGAGTGCGCCGACCCGGCCGGCGCGGCCTGGCGGATCAACGCGGTGATGGACGGGCTCGCGGTGCAACTCGCGGTGCACCACCGGGTGATCACCCGACGCCAGTTCGCCGACTGGATCCGCCTGGTGACCGCGCGGGAGTTGGGACTGGTCCCGGCCGATCTCGACTGA
- a CDS encoding response regulator: MIRVFLLDDHEVVRRGLADLLTSSGDIEVVGDSGSAQEATRRIPALRPDVAILDARLPDGNGIDVCRDIRAVDSSIKGLILTSYEDDEALFAAIMAGAAGYVLKQIRGTDLVDAVRRVAAGQSLLDPAITTRVLDRIRSGVEQPRELQSLTEQERRILEYVAEGLTNREIAGKMFLAEKTVKNYVSSVLAKLGLERRTQAAVLATRLLGKRP; encoded by the coding sequence ATGATCCGGGTGTTCCTGCTCGACGACCATGAGGTCGTCCGTCGTGGCCTCGCCGACCTGCTCACCAGCAGCGGTGACATCGAGGTGGTCGGTGACTCCGGCTCCGCTCAGGAGGCGACCCGCCGTATCCCGGCGCTCCGCCCGGACGTGGCGATCCTCGACGCCCGGCTGCCCGATGGCAACGGCATCGACGTCTGCCGGGACATCCGGGCCGTCGACTCGTCGATCAAGGGCCTGATCCTCACCTCGTACGAGGACGACGAGGCGCTGTTCGCGGCGATCATGGCCGGTGCCGCCGGGTACGTGCTGAAGCAGATCCGCGGCACCGACCTGGTGGACGCGGTCCGCCGGGTGGCGGCCGGGCAGTCCCTGCTCGACCCGGCGATCACCACCCGGGTGCTGGACCGCATCCGCAGCGGGGTGGAACAGCCCCGGGAACTCCAGTCCCTCACCGAGCAGGAGCGGCGGATCCTGGAGTACGTCGCCGAGGGGCTGACCAACCGGGAGATCGCCGGCAAGATGTTCCTCGCCGAGAAGACCGTCAAGAACTACGTCTCCAGCGTGCTGGCCAAGCTCGGCCTGGAGCGGCGCACCCAGGCGGCGGTGCTGGCCACCCGCCTGCTCGGCAAGCGACCCTGA